In Leguminivora glycinivorella isolate SPB_JAAS2020 chromosome 11, LegGlyc_1.1, whole genome shotgun sequence, a single window of DNA contains:
- the LOC125231357 gene encoding radial spoke head 1 homolog yields MTDDTVSEEQKKPVKELIVVFDEARFVHETGDIYDGSFEVRKKDKFLKMQGAGVYTTAEGDVYTGNWEGDRLFGDEVTIAYTDGSKYEGPIKDWSYTGRGKYTYPDGTVLNADFIENFPVRELMLTDPNGHVWLGRAEVGFGRLDPWNHFYQAFELSREKSHSSPEKTSKRK; encoded by the exons ATGACCGACGACACAGTCTCCGAAGAGCAAAAGAAGCCAGTGAAGGAACTCATAGTGGTTTTCGACGAGGCGAGGTTCGTGCACGAAACTGGCGACATCTATGATGGCTCCTTCGAAGTTAGGAAGAAGGACAAGTTCCTGAAGATGCAAG GTGCCGGTGTCTACACCACGGCAGAAGGCGATGTGTACACCGGGAATTGGGAAGGCGATCGCCTCTTCGGCGACGAAGTGACCATCGCTTACACCGACGGCTCTAAATACGAGGGACCTATCAAAGACTGGTCTTACACCGGCAGAGGCAAATACACGTACCCTGATGGTACGGTGTTAAACGCGGATTTCATTGAGAATTTTCCGGTAAGAGAGTTGATGCTGACAGATCCGAACGGGCATGTATGGCTCGGTCGCGCGGAGGTCGGGTTTGGCAGGTTAGATCCATGGAATCACTTCTATCAGGCGTTTGAGTTATCGCGCGAGAAGTCGCATAGTAGCCCAGAAAAGACAAGTAAACGGAAGTAA